The genomic interval TCAGATGGGTGATAATCGCGCTCTGAGGTGGCCTGCTCCTCTTCAGATTGGTGGTAATCAATCTCTGAGGCAGCCAATTCCTCCTCGGAGAAGGTTTGCTCCTGCTCTGATTCCTGTTCCTTCTCCTTTTGGCGGTAGTCAGATAGCTCCTTCTCCATTGCTTCCTGCAGTTCCTTCTCCAAAGCCTCCTCTAGTTCCTGCTCAGTTAGTTCCTTTTCCAGTTTCGTTGTTTCCTGCTCTTCTTCCTGTTCCGAAAACTTTTCCTCCTCATACTCGCTGTCCCTAAGCGTGCGTTCAACTTCATCATCCTCCAGTCTGCTCTCGTAGTCGCTCTCCAGCTGAgcctgctgcagttgctccacCGCTGCGTCCAAGTCTGCCGTACTGGCGGCGTAGTCACTCAATGCCACCTCACCGTGCTCATCCTCCACGTCGGATTTACTTTGCACCGAGCTGTCAGAGAGCAAGCCCTCGCGACGAAGTTCCTCTTCCTCCCGTCGCAGATCGTCGTCAATCAAATCGGCGGCACTAATGGGCCTTACTATAAGTGAGGCCTGCACCGTGGCATCCTCCTCGCCAGCAGTTAGACTGGGAGTGGGCACACGTCGTTCGATGATCACCGCCGATGAAGGCGTCTGCGGTCGGCTGAGCGACTTGGAACGATCTGCTTGGGAGGAAGCCCGCGATCGCTCCGACATGCTGCGCTGATTGGCATCCCGGAATCTCTGCAGACCTTTAGCCAGCTGCTCGTCCTCGGAAAGAACTCGAGCTCCATCTACCTCATCCTGCTCCTGAGCTGCCTCTACGCTGCGCAACAGATCCTCCAGAGTTTTGTTACCCGATCCATTGGATCGTCGCGGTTCGATGATTTTCATATCCTCAGTGATCTCGAACTCTTCGCACACAAAATCATCGGGCAGCGGATCCGTCTGGGTGGACACCTCCACCTCGAACTCACCCTGGTCGTAACTATCCGCCTGGCTGGAGCTGGCCACCTGTTCACTGTCCTCGTAACTCTCATGAGTCTGGCTTCCGGCTCTCGCGGATCGCTTCTCGCGCGGAGGAcgcggtggcggcggcagtGGTCGGAACTTCATCTTGTTGATGACGGCGCCCGACTGCAAATTGGAGCGATCCAAAGCACCCGGCTCCTCGTAGTCATCCTCCTCATCCGGCTGCTTCGGCTTCTCCTTCTGTGACTCGTAGCTAGGGAAAAGGGTTTGAGGATCATTAGACAGAATCTTGGGTTTGGGTTGGGGTTCGCAACTGagcaaaagccaaaggcaaaggcaaaaggcaaataGAGCTGTGTCTGTTGTGTGGTGATCGGCTTTATTGTGTGTGGAGTGCGTGTCTCGGGAGGATCGGATTAGTTGCTTAGCCTAGCCTAGTCTAAAACTTAACAGCAAaggaatattaaataaaaacttaacaAAAATGCATTCGAAACAAGTTAAcggcaaccaaaaaaaactataacaaCTTAATTGGTCAAAGCTCAAGAGACCAAACTCTTACTTCGACTTGATCATCAGAGGAATCTCGTCTAGGCTGGCCGCGGATCTGCGGCGTGGCACCACCGGAGAGTCCTCTGTTGGCACGTACTGCTGTGGTGGCGGTGGTCGTGCGGGTGGCGGTGATCCTCGAGAGCCTCGGATGCTGGGCAACGTGGCGAACCGCTCACCCGGCGTTCGTGTGAACTTCTTCCGGCGGGCAGGAGGCGTGGGCTTCGGAAGCGTCTCCTTGCGGACCACCGCATAGCTGGAAGCGGGCAAGAAAGCAACTCCTGGCATTCTTTTCTTGGGGGAACGGGGCTCTTGTACTTACCCATCACTTTCCAGCATGTCGATAACGAACTTCTCGTCGCTCCTTGTGCGTGGTCCTACATCCTCGTTGTCGTCCAATTCGGGTCGGGACTTTATATGCCCGTCCAGAATCAGAGAGTCGGCACCACGGGAAGTGCGGTCGTCCTCGGAACGCTGTGTGCGTGCAGAGGTGGCATCCGTAAATCTATCCGGCGTGGCTAGCGGTATGTGACGATATTCGTGCTCAGTGCGATAAACAATTACCTAAGCAGGAAAGATTGTGGTTCATAAAGAAAATAGATCGATACTTATGAGTATATAGATCAATAACTGCTAATGGGTATTCTCTTCAAATTCTACTTACATCTTCGTGTGGCTGCAAAAAGGTGTTCGATACTGATCTACCACCAAAGCCGTTGAAGAAGGAGTCGGCATCCTTGTCCACGGATGCGTCGTCCCTTGTGCGTTTCTTCTGGCGCCTCGGTGCCTGCGGACGGGGCTTGTTCTGTAGCTCCTGTTCCATCTCCTCTTGAATCATCGCCGCTGCCTTGCCGCCGAGATCGAGGTTATTGAGTGCCTGCTCGGAATCCGTAATCGGTTGATCCCTAACCGGCGGTCGTAGGTACTCCTCGTCGTCTTCGAAGTAGTGGATACTGCTTCCACCATCCTGTGGGATGTCCTGGCTGCCCTCAATCGAGTATTTGCTGCGACTGCGAGCCTTGCGAAGTGGGCGTTTTGGAGTGAACTCACTGCCATTTTGTGACATGGAGAGATCGTCGCCGTAATCGCTGCGCTGAAACTCCTGGGAGTCAAAGTCCGGCTGGTAGTTTCGATGCAGGCGACGTGGCTTGGCCGGAGGCACATCGTAGTCAGCAAATTCCGACGGAACCTGCTCGGCGGAGTATCCCACATGCTTCAAGGCATTGGGCATTTCGTAACCTTCGCGAATAGCTTCACTGATGTACTGTCGCAACTGGATGTTATCCTCGGAAATACCGCGCTTACGCAGGAAGAACTCATCATCATCGATTGGCTCCATGACCACCTTCTGGCCAGAACTGGCTGTGGATTGGGCATCCTGTAGGTCGTGGAACTTGTAAAAGCCGGCCTCCGCTTCCAGTTCTGCCTTCCTCAGCAGCTTGTTCTTCTGTATATCCTTCTCCGTCCAGCCCTCGGCATCTCTGCTATCCTCCGAGCGCAGATCCGAATCTTGATGAACCATAGGGCGACGCTTAAACTCCCGGGATCTCTTACTTGATATCTCGTGTATGGCCCGGTTTTCCTCATCGAATTCGGCAAACTGTTTGTTATCAGCCACCACGCCCAAGATGCCCATCTCCTGTTGGGGCTGTGCCTCACTGGCCGTATCTTCGGTGCCCTCCAAATCCTCCTTCATGCGTCGCTCCAGAGAGGATTCCCGGTCGAAGCTCTCGAGTTCGCTGCCGTAGCGCCGGTAACGTGATCCTTCGCTATCGTTGTAGCTCACATCGGAGAACTTATCGGCCCAGCGGGAACGAACCGGTCCGGGTCCACGATCACCTTGCGGAGAGCTGGTAGAAGTCTGCGACGGTTGCGTCTCCGTGCTGGGAATCACACTAAGGCCTTCTGTTCCCAGTGAGGACTCAGTGGCCACCGCAACAGGTTCCTCCACCGGCTTCTTCTTACGGAAAGCACGTGGATAAGTGCCGAAGTTAAACTCGAACTTCTTCTTTGGCGCCGGCTGAGTTGGGGATGCTGTGCCTCCCGTGCCCTCCGGGGTCTCATCCGAAACCACTTCACCCTCGTTTTCCTTAAAGCTCTTGCTACGACGCAGTTTCAGGGTGGAGAACTTCTCTGGCAATTTGAACTTGGACATGTCCGGCTTGTTAAACTTGGTGAACTCGGGTCGCTTCAGCTCTTTCAGTTTGGACATATCCGGTCGCTTAATTTCAGGCATCTTGATCTTCGAGAACTCGGGAGCCTTGAAGCGTCGTCGCTCCTTGGCCTTGGCTTTGGGACTTCCGGAAACgggtttcggtttcggctTGGTTTGGAGTCGGGTGCGTATTTTTCCAGCTTGCAGACGGATGCCATCCTGCATCTTCTTGGTTCGATCCTGGGCCGAAGCCATGAAACCCTTGCGTCGGTTCTCCGGCTGTAATGGCAGCTCCTCCAATGCGCTCGAGTCCACTTGGCTGGTGTGGATTTCATAGTCCGTCCGAGATTCGGTGCGAGGCGTGGTGCCAGCAGAACTGAGCGGTAAATCGATGTCCATGGGCAGCTGCAGTTCGCTTTGGGGGCTAGGTGCTGGCGAGGATTCGTGCGCCGGCGTCACGCCCACGGGCTCGTATTCATGATCACTGGAAAATATGAACGAAAATTTAAGATTAGTTCAAGGGATTAAAAAGTTGATTACTTTCGTGTGTGAGGAATGCGTAGCTCTGGCGTATCGAAATTGACAATgttatttacaatatttaccTTCTCAATAACTtatcttctttatttttaaccatTTTCGTTCCCCATTTCAAAAATGTaggttttaaaattgtttacgaCTGACTTATACCCTGTTCATTTTACCAAACAGAAAGTTTGATAGTTTCCttatattaaacaatttcaaagATCCTAATTGCTTTGTATGGCTTTTAAAAAAAGGGGATTGATATATTGCACATGGAACGTGTGGTGTAGAAGCGGTAGGTGTGCTGGTTGGTTAGAGAAGGCCTGCTGCTTGAGTGTCGAGGTCGGAGGCACAGGATGGGGGTCAGAATAGGCGTCGATGGCTTACCGAGTGAAATAGGTCCGTTCGAGAAAGTCTCTGTGTTCTAATTGCTTTTGGTTCAGGGGCGAGTTGGACTCGAAATCCGCGAGGCGCGATTTGCGTTCGTCAAAATGGAAACTAACCGTCTTTGTCATGCGGCCCACCCCATAGAGTTCCTCCTGGGATCGGCCCAAATGGGAGTTGCGGTCGTGCGACTGAGTGCGCGGTTCCCGGAACGACGTCTTCCGCTGAACTCCAAAGCCGCGCTGCTCGGAAGGAGCACGATGCTGGAGAGGTCGGTATACGTGACTGCCACTTCCGGATATCTGAATGGGCACCGAGATGAGTGGCCGACTACCTCCCAACGAAATATCCCTGCTGGCGGAGTCCCTATGTCGGTAGCCCGGATCCGGCATCTCGATCTCGCTGGAGTAGAGGTTCCTGTTTCCGGCCATAAAGCTTCCACCGCTTATGCTCATGCTAGCACTCACACTTCCTCCACGCGGCACAGCCGACACCACCACCGGTGCAAAAGCCTCACTGATGTCCACCGATGCCCTTTCCGAGGCGGCAAAATCCTCGCGACTGCTGTACATGGTCTGGGCATTCGGCGGAGGAGCCAGTGGCTTGGTTGGCCGGGCACAGTACTGATCCATGTCGTCCACTTTGAGGGAAAACGTCTCAGTAACTCGCACTGCCAGTGGTTCAGCTTCTTTGCCCTTGACTGTTGCTGAGGATGTGGTCACCACGGACATGGCCTGTGGTTTGCTGCGTGAAAACACAGACAGCAGTTTAACGGGTGAAGGCGACTTCTCGTGCCTCTGCATTCTGGGACTGGGCGTACGGGAACGCTGTGGGGTCGGAGACGGTGACTTCTGGCGCGGCTCCTTGGCGCCAAACATTGATTTAAAACGCGAGGTATAGGAACTCTTTACTTCCGATGAGGCATCTTGTAGATTGATGGCAGTGGGAGCTGGTGTGGGGCTCACAGCGCGTTCTTGTTGGGTTAACCACTGGGTTGGTCTTTCCGGCGAGAGTTGCCTCTCCGGCGTATGCTGACGCTTCAAATTTTGCTGGCCAACTGGAGCCACCGGTGGTTCCGCTGGAGTGGGACTGGTTGTCCGACTGGAGGGCAACTGCAGAGTGGCCATTACAGGCGGTGACTTTGGCCTCCTTGGCGAAGGTCTGGGACTTCGGCTGCGGTGCTCCGCTGCCTTCTCCTCCTCATCCCGTATCAGTTGATTAATATCCACCACTGGTATGTTGTGGACTATCTCGATTTTCGTCTGTTCCCCCACTTTCAGGGGAATAGCGCTTATATCACCACCAATGGATGGAGGTCGTCTGGTCTCTGCTTGGATGTTGTCCCTGATTTGCACAATACTGTGCTCCTGTGCAACTTGTTCCAGCTCCGCCACGGTTTTGGCCAAGGGATCAATGGGAACGACTGTGGGCTGATAGggattctgctgctgctggaaatCAGATTCCACAAGGAAAGAAGGCCGCACTGCATCGCCACCAAAGCGGGATACATCGATGGGTCGATTTTGGGGAAGCGTATTGCCGGGTAACTGGTTCTCCTTGTTCACCTCGCTTGGGCGCATATAATCCGTTGAAAGTGGCGGCTTGGCAATCCGGAAATCCTGCTGCGACGGAGCTGGCGAAGCTTGGTGCGATGGAAAGAGTGGTGGTTGGTCCATCAATCCTGGAGTGGCTGTTGCCGGTATTAGATTGAGCTGCGGTGGCTGCAATGATCCTGGCACTATGCTCGCCTGGAAGAGGTCAGCATTGGATGCTCGACGACTAGTGCTGGCCGAGCGACGTCCTCCAGTGGCTTGGGCAGTGGGTATGTTAATGTCCGCACAGAAAAGATCCGTCTTTGAGTTCCCGGCTGAGATGCGGCGTAGGGATGGACCACTACGCATAGAGAGGGTATCGGGAAAGCGGCTTACGCTGCCCGAGGACAAGCCACCCATGGACAGCTGTCGTCTTCTTCCAGCCACAAAGGCTCCACCTACTCCCTGATGCGGGGCAGAGAACTGATCCGGTTCTGTGGCATCCGAGATGCTGCGCACTACCAATCCTCGCGAACGCGCTGTCTGCTCCAGTTCCGGATAGCGTTCCATGAAGCTAAGATCCACCGAGGGTGCAACATCCGCATGACTCACCACTTCGAAACTGTGTGTAGACAGATCGTCGCGCATTATATTGAGATGGCCAGGTGGAAACTGCTCCTCGGCATGTCCACTCAAACGGGAACCAGGACGCGAATCCACCGGATTTACACGCTCTGGGAGCAGGGAGTCGCACATGAAGTACTGGCAGGCGCAGCGGACGTCCAAGGAGGCACCACTGGCGCTCTCCTGGCGGGACACAAAGTGACGCTTCTCGGCGGGCAGGGCGCCCACGGAGGCGGATCGTCGGGAGTTCAACATGGTCACCAACTATTACTTGCTCACTGTCCCCGGACGTAATTCCTCCACTGCTTCACCTCCACCTCCCTCGTTTCTTTGCCAATTTCAGTGCTTTTGTTCGTTTTCGTTGTGTGGTCGTCGTAGTCGGTGGCTATTTTTAAGCACCACCAGAGCAGacattgaatttattttctgcCCCGAATTCGAAAATTCTTGCGGGGCCCCAAGAATTTTGCTCTGCGGTGTTGCAAATCGCAATCGTTTGAATTAGTTATTCAACTACAGGTGGTTAATAATCGTTTATCGATACCGGGCTTTGGAATCACTCAATTGCTGTCCCTGTCGCTCGCATCTGAGATGGTGTTTTGGGTCCCGTTATGTATGCGTGCTTGTTTATGCGTGCGCGAGCGCGTCCACATCGTTGCGATTTTCGGCCAGGACTGACGAATGGGAGAGCTTTTCGCCATTTGCGCGACACAAATTTTTCAACCGAATTTCTTGTTCGAAAgatgaaaatgtttttctttaaaattagCAATAACACACATAGTCGCGACACGGATTAGGCGCGTCATGGTGTGAGTGTGGTCACAAAGCAACTTGACTGATCATAATTGCGATCGTGGTGAGCTTTGCACTGAGTGTGGTGGGTTTGCTGTGGATTAGGATGTGGTGGGGCAGAGGATAATCGGCGGATGAATAAGGAAAAGTAACAATTAGTCGCTTGGCCTGCACTTTATCGTTCTATTTTTGGGGGCCTTTGCTCTGCCTGCCGGAAATCTTCTTGTCATTCGTCGACCTTTAGCGCGCTAAATATATAGTCCTCAATTCGCCGTTTATAGTTCGCCAGTCACGACGCGTCGTTAGTTCCTGGCCTATCCATGTAATTATATGTTGAATTTCGTCCTCGAGAAACGGACGTGACGAGACCTTTGGGAGTAGTTTTCAGATGATCAAGGAGCCAATGAATCCACCCCATTCGTTTACCACCACAAATCCACTTGAGTCCAAacatttaactatttatatgTACCGATGTATATGCatgtttttaaacatttatttaaccAACACCGATGGAAAAGTGAAAGGGACGCACACATTGTAGCAAGGAAAGTGCAGTTGGGTAAGTACAGTAATTACCGATAAAAAGAAACTCGAAAGAAAATCTTAATGTCAACGCTTAACTGGCAATTCAGAAAATGTGCATTTTGAATATAAGGTATTAAATATAACTAGCTAGGATAGCTATTGGAATCCATTGAATTCTATGGAATGTTGTTAttttgaagtatttttaaaattctacTTAGAAATGCTTTTACATATAtccttattattattttaacctTTTTCTTAAATGCTGAAGAAGGCAAATTAACTAAGTTTCgttaatattttcttatgtGAGAGCTTTGACTATATCAAAGTGGATAGAAAATACTATATTTAAAGTGCCTTCCTAACCGATAGTCACTGTACCACCCCGCCAAGGTCTTACCTTAGGTCTAAATCATTTCAGGCCACCTTTGGCTTGAGCCCGCTACCAAAACTTATTGGTGGCGCCggcgctgcagcagcagcagagcgtCCAGGATGCGGATCGCTTCACCCGGATGCGCCATGTGCTGGGATTGTGTtgggtggtgttggtgggTGCACCAGGAGTGTCTGTGTCGGTAGTGTAGTGGTAGTCTTGGTAACGCGGTGCACGGGCACGGTGGTGCTTCGTGAGCCGGCGGCGCCTTCTGCCTCCGCCCGCAGCTCCACCTCCAGCTCCCGGCAACAGGGTTAGTAACAATTTCATGAGCAAGTCAAATAGGTTAGAGCCTCTGCAAGATTGTtagagcaacagcagccggtTGGGGGTTGTGCTGAGTGTTAGTGTCAAGCCGGGAAGTGGtttttccacttttgggaTAGTACTTTATTGGAGCCCTCCTCCCACTTACCTCTCGTTTTTCCATTTGGCGGCATTGGTGGCCGCCTCCAGGACATCCTCGGGCAGCTCGACATCCTCACGATGCGGTTCCGCTTCGTCTTCGACGTGGGAGAATGTCACCTTCTTGTCCGAGGGCGCTGGAGAGGCTTCCTTCTTAAGGGATGGACGCAGATCTGGACTGATATCCATGGGTTCATCACTCTCCTCGGTAACGGGCGAAAGCTGCGCCAGGCGGGCGCGATCTTCATCCGAGGAGGTGGAGTCTATGGATGATATGGGTGCAAAAAGCGCGCCCGGCTTGCCGGCGGTCACTTGCTCCTCCTCGCTGCTGCCCATGCGATCCAGAGGCACTGCCTTGGCCGCCTCGATCTCATCGATGGCGAGATTGTCCTGACGCGTCAGAGACTTCTTCAGAGATTCCAGCTCCAGGATTGGCTGATCCACAAGTTCCTGTGTTCCAGCCTGACCAATCTCCTCGTAGACATGCTCCCGCCGAATGCGAGGTGTTTTCTTGGGCGGGTCCTCCTCTGATTCTGCTTCTGTTTCCAATTCCTTTTCTTCTTTAAGATCCAGCTTCTCCTCTGCGGGTTCGGTGACTTCCACTGTGGGAGCCTCTGCCTCAGCTTTGACCACTGGCAACTCGATGATCTCATCGGGTTCAGGCACTCTTCCACTGCCACTGGGGTGATCTTCCAGTAGCTCCTCCTTGGTGCGCTTGCGGCAGGGCGACTCATCGTACTCCACCAGCTCTAGGATTTCGTCGGAGTCCTGCTTCTCGATGAAGTGAGGAATCTCGCCACGATCCGACTTGGGTGAGGCCTTTAGCTTCATGATCTTCTGTTGCTCGCCGAGAACGATTTTGTCATCCTTTTTCAGGGTGATCCTCTTAATGTTGTTCAGCCGCTTCTTCTGGCGCTCGGCCAAGCTCTTCAGCTTCTTCATGATGTCGAATCCCGGTTTGGGTTTGCTAGACTTTGAAGGCTTCTCGGCGTTGGGTATGAGAGATCCCGGTGGCGGAGCTAGTTCGTGAAGGCTACTCTGTCGACTGGGATTAGCGGAGTTACCGGGCAGTGACTGGGCGTCCTCGTGAGTGCGTCCGCTGCGCCTGCGCCGGATGAGGTCACGGATGTGGGCCAGGCGATTCGTCTTACGTGGTCGGGCGTGACCTCCGAC from Drosophila yakuba strain Tai18E2 chromosome 3L, Prin_Dyak_Tai18E2_2.1, whole genome shotgun sequence carries:
- the LOC6532694 gene encoding uncharacterized protein LOC6532694 isoform X6 yields the protein MLNSRRSASVGALPAEKRHFVSRQESASGASLDVRCACQYFMCDSLLPERVNPVDSRPGSRLSGHAEEQFPPGHLNIMRDDLSTHSFEVVSHADVAPSVDLSFMERYPELEQTARSRGLVVRSISDATEPDQFSAPHQGVGGAFVAGRRRQLSMGGLSSGSVSRFPDTLSMRSGPSLRRISAGNSKTDLFCADINIPTAQATGGRRSASTSRRASNADLFQASIVPGSLQPPQLNLIPATATPGLMDQPPLFPSHQASPAPSQQDFRIAKPPLSTDYMRPSEVNKENQLPGNTLPQNRPIDVSRFGGDAVRPSFLVESDFQQQQNPYQPTVVPIDPLAKTVAELEQVAQEHSIVQIRDNIQAETRRPPSIGGDISAIPLKVGEQTKIEIVHNIPVVDINQLIRDEEEKAAEHRSRSPRPSPRRPKSPPVMATLQLPSSRTTSPTPAEPPVAPVGQQNLKRQHTPERQLSPERPTQWLTQQERAVSPTPAPTAINLQDASSEVKSSYTSRFKSMFGAKEPRQKSPSPTPQRSRTPSPRMQRHEKSPSPVKLLSVFSRSKPQAMSVVTTSSATVKGKEAEPLAVRVTETFSLKVDDMDQYCARPTKPLAPPPNAQTMYSSREDFAASERASVDISEAFAPVVVSAVPRGGSVSASMSISGGSFMAGNRNLYSSEIEMPDPGYRHRDSASRDISLGGSRPLISVPIQISGSGSHVYRPLQHRAPSEQRGFGVQRKTSFREPRTQSHDRNSHLGRSQEELYGVGRMTKTVSFHFDERKSRLADFESNSPLNQKQLEHRDFLERTYFTRDHEYEPVGVTPAHESSPAPSPQSELQLPMDIDLPLSSAGTTPRTESRTDYEIHTSQVDSSALEELPLQPENRRKGFMASAQDRTKKMQDGIRLQAGKIRTRLQTKPKPKPVSGSPKAKAKERRRFKAPEFSKIKMPEIKRPDMSKLKELKRPEFTKFNKPDMSKFKLPEKFSTLKLRRSKSFKENEGEVVSDETPEGTGGTASPTQPAPKKKFEFNFGTYPRAFRKKKPVEEPVAVATESSLGTEGLSVIPSTETQPSQTSTSSPQGDRGPGPVRSRWADKFSDVSYNDSEGSRYRRYGSELESFDRESSLERRMKEDLEGTEDTASEAQPQQEMGILGVVADNKQFAEFDEENRAIHEISSKRSREFKRRPMVHQDSDLRSEDSRDAEGWTEKDIQKNKLLRKAELEAEAGFYKFHDLQDAQSTASSGQKVVMEPIDDDEFFLRKRGISEDNIQLRQYISEAIREGYEMPNALKHVGYSAEQVPSEFADYDVPPAKPRRLHRNYQPDFDSQEFQRSDYGDDLSMSQNGSEFTPKRPLRKARSRSKYSIEGSQDIPQDGGSSIHYFEDDEEYLRPPVRDQPITDSEQALNNLDLGGKAAAMIQEEMEQELQNKPRPQAPRRQKKRTRDDASVDKDADSFFNGFGGRSVSNTFLQPHEDVIVYRTEHEYRHIPLATPDRFTDATSARTQRSEDDRTSRGADSLILDGHIKSRPELDDNEDVGPRTRSDEKFVIDMLESDGYAVVRKETLPKPTPPARRKKFTRTPGERFATLPSIRGSRGSPPPARPPPPQQYVPTEDSPVVPRRRSAASLDEIPLMIKSNYESQKEKPKQPDEEDDYEEPGALDRSNLQSGAVINKMKFRPLPPPPRPPREKRSARAGSQTHESYEDSEQVASSSQADSYDQGEFEVEVSTQTDPLPDDFVCEEFEITEDMKIIEPRRSNGSGNKTLEDLLRSVEAAQEQDEVDGARVLSEDEQLAKGLQRFRDANQRSMSERSRASSQADRSKSLSRPQTPSSAVIIERRVPTPSLTAGEEDATVQASLIVRPISAADLIDDDLRREEEELRREGLLSDSSVQSKSDVEDEHGEVALSDYAASTADLDAAVEQLQQAQLESDYESRLEDDEVERTLRDSEYEEEKFSEQEEEQETTKLEKELTEQELEEALEKELQEAMEKELSDYRQKEKEQESEQEQTFSEEELAASEIDYHQSEEEQATSERDYHPSEDEHPLSEGEQPLSEEEHTLFDTEHHPTEPESQEVEDTIQKSTASEPTEAEVELKFVATLPTEPAFGDKEEEPEEPPLPPPRRKSTTALEPIATSVLTIAEQSSRELTPIQSLQSAPEPQFPSHLAELEVERLRVHALQAGQIQVSQLHGNQIKADDLQCKSGQLVVQNIELPPGFIDDIVERVQREQQRPSLLTTETQTSRQASSEPATSEKELPVKPPRHSKTTEQAPSAPNLDEQTQTEAGLLPLPPPPAVYPSVEYLQSLAPLAFFNLQRSAEAEQAEALTATERKAPHKCRRRHVQEPIEVESGSEAEEQVVERPRSRSRRSRTRSATQPLEEDYDDDQPKTVVQAGRQFVSACSLELVNIINQLTHYVRGEAVEPQQATRNISALMLLFILITIGVLVFLLTGRQVHTHHWDYFNPPGNDHGRQT
- the LOC6532694 gene encoding trichohyalin isoform X7 yields the protein MESKRSKKGRKSRTAESENPSNHQQEQQPHQHHPWDEVSLPGAGTGPTEQPTILLINGIASDTQLEDKQSKAAALKLALDNNNSEATATAQPHQVPTTPGGSHLLDFESHLIESIADEASGVGIRELTPLEQELQQGTSKAGTNDTEPVIEVEPAGVRTIQPVEISPPAHQIAEVDETATPSEEVRRTAEQLVDEIEQELIQALSRNVDEAQRVHEDQVQRDRDEINALTQQVEVQLNELTGILKNKPQAEIVLELPAEEEEQKPKPFVAAPSELKLVEVPTPKTEAEEQERKEFIDSLPQIEQNRLQGGSGSEETDAQKLSADCKREYYQSLKKYLLHSSQEKPPVPLQTYRWEDLKRAKERGGYPWTHLYKRPLGPDEQPEIVLLLRKSQELRFKSESPKSLKKVRYDEQVLVKETERYIQDLSEDEAVATTTDDSSEESSDSETESERDQHNEDALSECISCVSDSVLAVGGHARPRKTNRLAHIRDLIRRRRSGRTHEDAQSLPGNSANPSRQSSLHELAPPPGSLIPNAEKPSKSSKPKPGFDIMKKLKSLAERQKKRLNNIKRITLKKDDKIVLGEQQKIMKLKASPKSDRGEIPHFIEKQDSDEILELVEYDESPCRKRTKEELLEDHPSGSGRVPEPDEIIELPVVKAEAEAPTVEVTEPAEEKLDLKEEKELETEAESEEDPPKKTPRIRREHVYEEIGQAGTQELVDQPILELESLKKSLTRQDNLAIDEIEAAKAVPLDRMGSSEEEQVTAGKPGALFAPISSIDSTSSDEDRARLAQLSPVTEESDEPMDISPDLRPSLKKEASPAPSDKKVTFSHVEDEAEPHREDVELPEDVLEAATNAAKWKNESDHEYEPVGVTPAHESSPAPSPQSELQLPMDIDLPLSSAGTTPRTESRTDYEIHTSQVDSSALEELPLQPENRRKGFMASAQDRTKKMQDGIRLQAGKIRTRLQTKPKPKPVSGSPKAKAKERRRFKAPEFSKIKMPEIKRPDMSKLKELKRPEFTKFNKPDMSKFKLPEKFSTLKLRRSKSFKENEGEVVSDETPEGTGGTASPTQPAPKKKFEFNFGTYPRAFRKKKPVEEPVAVATESSLGTEGLSVIPSTETQPSQTSTSSPQGDRGPGPVRSRWADKFSDVSYNDSEGSRYRRYGSELESFDRESSLERRMKEDLEGTEDTASEAQPQQEMGILGVVADNKQFAEFDEENRAIHEISSKRSREFKRRPMVHQDSDLRSEDSRDAEGWTEKDIQKNKLLRKAELEAEAGFYKFHDLQDAQSTASSGQKVVMEPIDDDEFFLRKRGISEDNIQLRQYISEAIREGYEMPNALKHVGYSAEQVPSEFADYDVPPAKPRRLHRNYQPDFDSQEFQRSDYGDDLSMSQNGSEFTPKRPLRKARSRSKYSIEGSQDIPQDGGSSIHYFEDDEEYLRPPVRDQPITDSEQALNNLDLGGKAAAMIQEEMEQELQNKPRPQAPRRQKKRTRDDASVDKDADSFFNGFGGRSVSNTFLQPHEDVIVYRTEHEYRHIPLATPDRFTDATSARTQRSEDDRTSRGADSLILDGHIKSRPELDDNEDVGPRTRSDEKFVIDMLESDGYESQKEKPKQPDEEDDYEEPGALDRSNLQSGAVINKMKFRPLPPPPRPPREKRSARAGSQTHESYEDSEQVASSSQADSYDQGEFEVEVSTQTDPLPDDFVCEEFEITEDMKIIEPRRSNGSGNKTLEDLLRSVEAAQEQDEVDGARVLSEDEQLAKGLQRFRDANQRSMSERSRASSQADRSKSLSRPQTPSSAVIIERRVPTPSLTAGEEDATVQASLIVRPISAADLIDDDLRREEEELRREGLLSDSSVQSKSDVEDEHGEVALSDYAASTADLDAAVEQLQQAQLESDYESRLEDDEVERTLRDSEYEEEKFSEQEEEQETTKLEKELTEQELEEALEKELQEAMEKELSDYRQKEKEQESEQEQTFSEEELAASEIDYHQSEEEQATSERDYHPSEDEHPLSEGEQPLSEEEHTLFDTEHHPTEPESQEVEDTIQKSTASEPTEAEVELKFVATLPTEPAFGDKEEEPEEPPLPPPRRKSTTALEPIATSVLTIAEQSSRELTPIQSLQSAPEPQFPSHLAELEVERLRVHALQAGQIQVSQLHGNQIKADDLQCKSGQLVVQNIELPPGFIDDIVERVQREQQRPSLLTTETQTSRQASSEPATSEKELPVKPPRHSKTTEQAPSAPNLDEQTQTEAGLLPLPPPPAVYPSVEYLQSLAPLAFFNLQRSAEAEQAEALTATERKAPHKCRRRHVQEPIEVESGSEAEEQVVERPRSRSRRSRTRSATQPLEEDYDDDQPKTVVQAGRQFVSACSLELVNIINQLTHYVRGEAVEPQQATRNISALMLLFILITIGVLVFLLTGRQVHTHHWDYFNPPGNDHGRQT